The following coding sequences lie in one Enterococcus sp. 9E7_DIV0242 genomic window:
- a CDS encoding PTS mannose/fructose/sorbose/N-acetylgalactosamine transporter subunit IIC: protein METLSVLQSLLIALWTAAVMSRWLGGGATLTLRFSPLMTGLVVGIIMGNVPQAMIVTASLQMIYMGVFSPGGSMPAEPSIAAAIAVPVALLGDLSPEAAIAVAVPVGLLGSYLYQFRFFINTFLGKYTDKAVEDLNAKAIARSVIVYPTIASFLLFVPLVFVSLYFGAPVIADVITALEGTVVIHVLEVVGGGLAAIGIATTIYVIGRKDYMVFFFLAYFMSIVMKSLEVTMVTYAIFGIIIALIFVQSQKGKNVPAASNGGGNAGATFDGDDDDDYDDGF, encoded by the coding sequence ATGGAAACTTTAAGTGTATTGCAGAGTTTATTGATTGCATTGTGGACCGCAGCCGTTATGTCAAGATGGCTGGGAGGAGGAGCGACACTAACGCTCAGATTCTCTCCATTAATGACCGGTCTTGTCGTAGGGATCATCATGGGGAATGTTCCTCAAGCGATGATCGTAACAGCTTCGTTGCAAATGATTTATATGGGGGTATTCTCACCAGGAGGATCGATGCCGGCTGAGCCGTCTATTGCTGCTGCGATTGCTGTGCCAGTTGCGTTGTTAGGAGATTTATCACCGGAAGCGGCGATTGCCGTAGCAGTTCCGGTAGGACTGTTGGGAAGTTATTTGTATCAATTTAGATTCTTCATCAACACATTTTTAGGAAAATATACGGATAAAGCAGTAGAAGATTTGAATGCTAAAGCAATTGCGCGTTCGGTCATTGTTTATCCAACAATTGCATCATTCTTACTATTTGTTCCACTAGTATTTGTATCTCTTTACTTTGGTGCACCGGTTATTGCGGATGTTATCACTGCTTTGGAAGGAACCGTTGTAATCCACGTTCTTGAAGTAGTCGGCGGCGGTTTGGCAGCAATCGGGATCGCAACAACAATTTATGTTATTGGTCGAAAAGACTACATGGTCTTCTTCTTCCTTGCTTATTTTATGAGTATTGTTATGAAGTCATTGGAAGTAACGATGGTAACTTATGCAATCTTCGGAATCATTATTGCGTTGATCTTTGTACAATCCCAAAAAGGGAAGAATGTGCCGGCTGCAAGTAATGGTGGAGGAAATGCAGGGGCTACCTTTGACGGCGACGATGATGACGATTACGACGACGGCTTCTAG
- a CDS encoding PTS system mannose/fructose/sorbose family transporter subunit IID, producing MTEITKKTNLAPEEITKKDVTKAYLRWHFANEIPHSFERYLAPSLLYAMMPVLRKLYKNDDALKAAYKRQLLFFNTQLSWGGGVITGLMSSMEQQRAQEEYEGTEVLMQDDLMYNTKAGLMGALAGIGDAIDSGTVQYIFIAIAVPWAEQGSALGALFPFVAFALYQVMLGVFFARQAFSMGRNATGLMQSSGVQNAIETLSVLGLFMMGILAGNYVKVASTLQFKISGREFVIQDILDQIVPGILPLAVVMGVYWFYTKKGLKVTQALLWLTGILIVLAAIGIL from the coding sequence ATGACCGAGATAACAAAAAAGACGAATCTCGCACCAGAAGAAATTACGAAAAAAGATGTAACTAAAGCGTATCTTAGATGGCATTTCGCCAATGAAATCCCGCATTCCTTTGAACGCTATTTAGCACCATCCTTACTTTATGCAATGATGCCTGTTTTGAGAAAGCTTTATAAAAATGATGACGCATTAAAAGCAGCTTATAAACGTCAATTGTTGTTTTTTAACACACAGCTGAGCTGGGGTGGCGGTGTCATCACAGGTCTGATGTCATCAATGGAGCAACAAAGAGCACAAGAAGAATACGAAGGCACAGAAGTATTGATGCAGGATGACCTGATGTATAACACAAAAGCTGGGTTGATGGGTGCGTTAGCTGGAATTGGTGATGCAATCGACTCCGGAACGGTACAGTATATCTTTATTGCAATCGCTGTTCCTTGGGCTGAGCAAGGGAGTGCACTTGGTGCCTTGTTCCCATTCGTAGCTTTCGCTCTATATCAGGTCATGTTAGGTGTTTTCTTTGCTCGTCAAGCGTTCTCGATGGGACGGAATGCCACTGGCTTGATGCAAAGCTCAGGTGTTCAAAATGCTATTGAAACACTTTCTGTTTTAGGGCTGTTCATGATGGGGATTTTGGCAGGAAATTATGTAAAAGTCGCTTCGACACTTCAATTCAAGATTTCCGGTCGGGAATTCGTCATACAAGACATACTGGATCAGATTGTTCCGGGGATTCTCCCACTGGCAGTCGTGATGGGTGTCTACTGGTTCTATACGAAGAAGGGTCTGAAAGTAACTCAAGCACTGCTCTGGCTGACGGGGATATTGATTGTACTGGCAGCAATCGGGATTCTGTAA
- a CDS encoding MFS transporter yields the protein MLKNSFYQELSEANKYIIRCCFFIFFVNGLYAMIFGSLLPLLSESYALNDTVSGMLISSHQAGNLLAGLLAGILPVYLGRKKSILFLSSFVMVGFLMIVVTGQTWLLLAAFFFTGISRGSISNFNNKTVNDVSDSSPAALNFLHSLFAIGALLAPFLVILTTMIVGDYGWKVSCLIIVALILVSQWMFSKMPIEDEMIQGKASSQGKNYAFFKDKLFWNTVVILFFYLCAEAAITGWLVKYFVDAAIMSVQQAQLLASLLWLAILIGRLACTFYGDRLKRSRLLLIISIGASFFYFLLLSTQNFSVIVLAIFGLGASMGGIYPTAMTIAGPSIRKYPMAMGWLLIIGGVGGITMPIITGLLSTSFGIFAGMAAIIVAIVVMLLGVVTYISIEKRG from the coding sequence ATGTTGAAGAATTCATTTTATCAGGAGCTAAGCGAGGCCAATAAATATATCATTCGCTGCTGCTTCTTTATCTTTTTTGTCAATGGACTGTATGCAATGATTTTTGGTTCTTTGTTGCCATTATTAAGTGAGTCGTATGCGTTAAACGATACAGTAAGTGGTATGCTGATTTCCAGTCATCAAGCTGGGAATTTACTTGCTGGCCTGCTTGCAGGCATATTACCTGTCTATCTGGGGCGTAAAAAATCTATTTTATTCTTAAGCAGCTTTGTTATGGTGGGTTTTTTGATGATTGTTGTGACAGGCCAGACGTGGCTCCTGTTAGCTGCTTTTTTCTTTACTGGAATCAGTCGCGGCAGTATATCGAATTTTAATAATAAAACGGTCAATGATGTTTCTGACAGTAGTCCGGCAGCGCTGAATTTTCTTCACAGTCTATTTGCGATTGGGGCACTACTAGCACCATTCCTTGTTATTTTAACAACAATGATAGTTGGCGATTATGGTTGGAAGGTCAGCTGCTTGATCATTGTAGCCTTAATTTTGGTTTCGCAATGGATGTTCTCGAAAATGCCTATAGAGGATGAAATGATACAGGGGAAAGCCTCGTCACAAGGAAAAAATTATGCCTTTTTCAAAGATAAGCTATTTTGGAATACTGTTGTAATCTTGTTTTTCTATCTATGTGCAGAAGCAGCAATTACAGGCTGGTTGGTCAAATATTTTGTGGATGCAGCTATTATGAGTGTTCAGCAAGCGCAACTACTGGCATCTCTTTTATGGTTAGCCATTTTGATTGGACGATTAGCATGTACCTTTTATGGGGACCGCTTGAAGCGTAGTCGTTTACTGCTGATCATTAGCATCGGTGCGAGTTTTTTCTATTTCTTGTTGCTGTCGACACAGAATTTTTCTGTGATCGTCCTAGCCATTTTTGGGCTAGGTGCTTCAATGGGGGGGATATATCCAACTGCAATGACCATCGCAGGACCTTCAATCAGAAAATATCCAATGGCAATGGGTTGGCTGCTGATTATTGGTGGCGTCGGTGGTATCACGATGCCGATCATCACAGGGCTCTTGTCTACTAGCTTTGGCATCTTTGCCGGAATGGCTGCAATCATTGTCGCTATTGTGGTGATGCTTTTGGGTGTAGTGACATATATTTCAATTGAAAAAAGAGGGTAA
- a CDS encoding ABC-2 transporter permease — MISNLLYKELRLAAHPNLYVFTLMGPLILIPAYPYTMVFLFSCIGNFVNFMYVRETNDIYYTAFLPIKKADVVTSKMLILVASQLVLILFSLPFAWLRLTFLPAGNPVGIEANTAYYGFGLLIFAVFNYLFLTGYFKTAYKIGGPFFAGATAATMVAVIAEGLVHVPQFSWLDSVQWTDQLSQLPILIVGIGVYILSIAMAYKKSVKRFLTVNL; from the coding sequence ATTGATGGGTCCGTTAATTCTGATTCCGGCATATCCCTACACCATGGTTTTTCTATTTAGCTGCATTGGTAATTTTGTTAATTTTATGTATGTCAGAGAAACGAATGATATTTATTATACGGCATTTCTGCCTATCAAAAAAGCGGACGTGGTTACATCGAAAATGCTTATATTGGTGGCTTCACAGCTAGTTCTGATCCTGTTCTCGCTGCCTTTCGCATGGCTACGCTTAACATTTTTGCCAGCTGGAAACCCAGTGGGGATCGAAGCAAATACGGCCTATTATGGCTTCGGTTTGTTGATATTTGCGGTATTCAATTATCTTTTTTTGACAGGATACTTTAAAACCGCTTATAAAATCGGTGGGCCATTTTTTGCGGGTGCGACAGCCGCGACGATGGTTGCTGTGATTGCTGAAGGGCTTGTTCATGTTCCGCAATTTTCTTGGCTGGACTCGGTTCAATGGACGGATCAGCTTAGTCAGCTACCGATTTTGATCGTAGGGATAGGGGTGTATATCCTTTCGATTGCAATGGCCTATAAAAAATCAGTCAAACGGTTTTTAACTGTTAATTTATAG
- a CDS encoding YiiX/YebB-like N1pC/P60 family cysteine hydrolase, translated as MKKRSSFVKVLVGLGVLCIFSGSAPTASAKENKFVTYTPKQLKVLAELENKVDDYLAYGENAPIEVDVKSRLRAKVGAWSWRDGVICVTDAGSSMLVTNSWHAGIVAPQKIQVVAEAEGVGKKVRLQGGNWNSRFPKNKVWQVGVKKTSVAQDLNAGRWAGKQVGKPYNLNFWNIKQTGSFYCSQLAWAAYYYTAKVDLDKTDNNIGSAWAVHPGEFVNNSQTSIIYRNK; from the coding sequence ATGAAAAAGAGAAGCAGTTTTGTAAAAGTATTGGTGGGCTTGGGGGTATTATGTATATTTAGTGGGAGCGCACCTACCGCTTCAGCTAAAGAAAATAAATTTGTCACCTACACGCCAAAACAATTGAAGGTACTAGCCGAATTGGAAAACAAGGTGGATGATTACTTAGCATATGGTGAAAATGCGCCAATTGAAGTAGATGTGAAAAGCCGTCTTCGAGCAAAAGTAGGGGCATGGAGCTGGCGAGATGGGGTCATTTGTGTAACAGATGCAGGGTCAAGTATGTTAGTAACAAACTCTTGGCATGCAGGAATCGTTGCACCCCAAAAAATTCAAGTCGTTGCGGAAGCAGAAGGCGTCGGCAAAAAAGTACGATTACAAGGTGGAAATTGGAATAGTCGCTTTCCTAAAAATAAGGTTTGGCAAGTCGGGGTAAAGAAAACGAGTGTTGCGCAAGATTTGAATGCTGGTCGTTGGGCAGGAAAGCAAGTAGGCAAACCTTATAATTTAAACTTTTGGAATATTAAACAGACAGGCTCTTTCTACTGTTCACAATTAGCTTGGGCGGCTTATTACTATACGGCAAAAGTTGATTTAGATAAAACAGATAATAATATTGGTTCTGCATGGGCTGTGCATCCAGGTGAATTTGTAAACAATTCCCAGACCTCTATTATTTACAGAAACAAGTGA
- a CDS encoding GHKL domain-containing protein, with the protein MMFRLLWLWIGLPLLVSVFCFKEKKEWQDIASTTAVAVAILCYYPLSSTSLSMLLLMLVYFLSLYYSEKNILSAMLYYLFAFVNVELAGTLTYALPLDRFAGTTSIIYIDGLIILILSVTFSLFGKRALIKLTEKNEYVEPVALILGAATFLYFFRNIYLFEVLSERGNELVADTVTGIIGGIFGLLILVLLLNHRSEKMKRLAEQEKMNDRINLDYTINLEKHYQEMRKFKHDYQNVLTSIEAFITEKEYEKFEEYYYNHLQQSSVHLEQLEVTLSELANMKNLEIKGLLYTKLTLASTVGADAHLEIKEVIQIKHHVLPLVRALGIILDNAIEAIEDIGSGKIDVAFIKEEGDIIILIQNSCLETTPPLFVLEEEGFSTKGENRGLGLSNLNELFQHTPVFVETSIDSGLFIQKLTLSEKEEG; encoded by the coding sequence ATGATGTTTCGCTTGTTGTGGCTTTGGATTGGACTACCATTGTTAGTTTCAGTGTTTTGCTTTAAGGAAAAAAAAGAGTGGCAAGATATTGCTAGCACAACAGCCGTTGCCGTTGCTATACTTTGCTATTATCCATTGTCCAGTACATCCTTAAGCATGCTCCTACTGATGCTTGTCTATTTTCTTTCTCTCTATTATTCTGAAAAAAATATTTTATCAGCAATGCTCTACTATTTATTTGCTTTTGTTAATGTAGAACTGGCAGGCACGCTAACCTATGCACTCCCTCTTGACAGATTCGCAGGAACGACGAGCATTATCTATATTGATGGGCTGATTATTTTGATTCTCTCAGTCACTTTTTCCTTATTCGGAAAAAGAGCCCTTATAAAATTGACCGAGAAAAACGAATATGTAGAGCCTGTTGCTTTGATTTTAGGTGCAGCCACATTCCTCTATTTCTTTAGGAACATCTATCTTTTTGAAGTTCTTTCTGAACGAGGAAATGAATTAGTTGCTGATACAGTAACCGGAATAATTGGAGGAATTTTTGGTCTCTTGATCCTTGTGCTTCTCTTAAACCATCGTTCAGAAAAAATGAAAAGATTAGCTGAGCAAGAAAAAATGAATGATCGAATAAACTTGGACTATACAATCAATCTTGAGAAGCACTATCAGGAAATGCGAAAATTTAAACATGATTATCAAAATGTATTGACTAGTATCGAAGCATTTATTACTGAAAAGGAATATGAAAAATTTGAAGAGTATTACTATAACCATCTCCAACAGAGTTCTGTCCATTTAGAGCAGCTAGAAGTAACTCTTTCAGAATTAGCAAATATGAAAAATCTTGAAATTAAAGGCTTGCTATATACTAAGCTGACATTAGCCAGTACTGTTGGTGCAGATGCCCACTTAGAAATAAAAGAGGTCATACAGATTAAGCATCATGTGTTACCTCTCGTTCGTGCGCTCGGAATTATTTTGGATAATGCAATTGAAGCAATCGAAGACATAGGCTCAGGAAAAATTGATGTTGCCTTTATAAAAGAGGAAGGAGATATAATTATACTGATTCAAAACAGCTGCCTTGAGACTACACCTCCATTATTTGTCCTTGAAGAGGAAGGATTTTCCACCAAAGGAGAGAATCGTGGGTTGGGACTCTCTAATTTAAACGAACTGTTTCAACACACACCTGTTTTCGTTGAAACGTCTATTGACTCAGGCCTGTTTATCCAAAAATTGACGCTTTCCGAAAAGGAGGAAGGGTAA
- a CDS encoding MurR/RpiR family transcriptional regulator — MKNHYLDQRIRLKMGSLSETEQKISDYFTHSDEVLSLKTLEELAGEIGVSQSSIYQFVKKIGYSGFQDFKIDIARNASHQPAFQNVNHMTGADDISPEDSSIDIAKKVLQSNIYSLSNSIHFLTEELLNEVLSLMYSAKTLHFFGLGGSTIVAFDSFHKFIRTKYRCNHLFDYHMQLSFATKLTSEDCVFLFSHSGQTKETINLARQIKKTPAKLIALTGNSGSELVALADKAIIVLTEETVFRTESLASRISYLTVMDILYTNVMHHNYDQNIESMKKIRDNISTTKTNPYNFTL, encoded by the coding sequence ATGAAAAATCATTATTTAGATCAGCGAATCCGTTTAAAAATGGGTTCTCTTAGTGAGACAGAACAAAAAATTTCTGATTATTTTACTCATTCAGATGAGGTACTATCCTTAAAAACACTGGAAGAATTGGCTGGTGAAATTGGTGTGTCACAATCATCCATCTATCAGTTTGTTAAAAAAATCGGCTATAGCGGCTTCCAGGATTTCAAGATCGATATTGCTCGAAATGCCAGCCATCAGCCAGCTTTTCAAAATGTCAATCACATGACCGGTGCTGACGATATTAGCCCAGAGGATTCCAGTATCGATATAGCGAAGAAGGTGCTGCAGTCTAATATTTATTCGCTAAGCAACTCAATTCATTTTTTAACAGAGGAGCTGCTCAATGAAGTATTGTCGTTAATGTATTCTGCCAAAACCCTGCATTTCTTTGGATTAGGGGGTTCAACGATCGTCGCGTTTGATAGCTTCCATAAGTTTATCCGAACAAAATATCGCTGTAACCATTTGTTTGACTACCATATGCAGCTGAGCTTTGCGACAAAACTGACGAGCGAAGATTGTGTATTCCTGTTCTCCCATTCCGGGCAAACAAAAGAGACAATCAACCTGGCTCGGCAAATCAAAAAGACACCAGCTAAACTTATCGCATTGACTGGAAATAGTGGTTCTGAGCTAGTAGCCTTGGCAGATAAGGCAATCATTGTGCTGACCGAAGAAACCGTCTTCCGCACAGAATCGTTAGCATCTAGAATCAGTTATCTGACGGTCATGGATATCCTCTATACGAATGTAATGCACCATAATTATGACCAGAACATTGAGTCTATGAAAAAAATCAGAGACAACATCAGTACGACGAAAACAAATCCTTATAATTTTACGCTTTAG
- a CDS encoding D-isomer specific 2-hydroxyacid dehydrogenase family protein, translating into MSKYNIAIVNSSSFGKVFPEHMESLQKIGPVEHFTVDGEIPGRELAEILQGYNIVIASVTPFFTQEFFDHKDELILISRHGIGYNNVDVEAARKHDTIVSIIPALVERDAVAENNVTNLMTILRRTVEAQQSVREDDWEARAHFVGRTLFNKTVGVIGVGNTGSRVVEIVRNGFQCEVLAYDPYKSELHIQSYGAKKVSFDELLEASDVICLCANLTEDNYHMISEKEIEKMKDHVYISNSARGALVNEEAIVSGLKSGKIAGFATDVLEEEPGRKDHPYLSVENVVMTPHTSAYTMECLEEMGKKCVRDVEDVVRGQLPERSVQAESRYVTEQGVSAC; encoded by the coding sequence ATGTCGAAGTACAACATTGCAATTGTTAATTCTAGTAGTTTTGGTAAGGTGTTTCCGGAGCATATGGAGAGTTTGCAGAAAATTGGTCCAGTCGAGCATTTTACGGTAGATGGTGAGATTCCAGGGCGCGAGCTGGCGGAAATCCTACAGGGATATAATATCGTGATTGCAAGCGTTACACCATTTTTCACACAAGAATTTTTTGATCATAAAGATGAACTTATTTTAATTTCACGTCATGGGATTGGGTACAATAATGTGGATGTTGAGGCTGCTAGAAAGCATGATACGATCGTTTCGATCATTCCGGCGCTTGTTGAACGAGACGCTGTAGCAGAAAACAATGTGACAAATTTAATGACGATTTTACGACGAACTGTCGAAGCGCAGCAAAGCGTGAGAGAGGATGACTGGGAAGCCCGAGCACATTTTGTTGGTCGAACATTGTTCAATAAAACGGTTGGTGTGATTGGTGTCGGTAATACAGGAAGCAGAGTAGTCGAAATCGTTCGTAATGGGTTTCAATGTGAGGTTTTGGCTTATGATCCGTATAAATCTGAGTTGCATATTCAAAGTTATGGAGCAAAAAAAGTTTCCTTTGATGAGCTTCTTGAGGCATCGGATGTTATCTGTCTATGTGCCAATTTAACAGAAGACAATTATCATATGATTTCAGAAAAAGAAATCGAGAAAATGAAAGATCATGTGTATATATCTAACAGTGCACGAGGAGCCCTAGTTAATGAGGAAGCGATTGTAAGCGGTTTAAAATCTGGTAAAATTGCTGGCTTTGCAACAGATGTGCTTGAAGAAGAGCCAGGCCGAAAGGATCATCCGTATCTTTCTGTCGAAAACGTTGTAATGACACCGCATACTTCCGCTTACACGATGGAGTGTTTAGAAGAAATGGGCAAGAAATGTGTTCGAGATGTAGAAGATGTGGTCAGAGGACAGCTACCTGAACGTTCTGTACAGGCAGAGAGTCGCTATGTTACAGAACAGGGCGTGTCTGCATGCTGA
- a CDS encoding helix-turn-helix domain-containing protein — protein MEISQVVKRERNEQQLTQDQLAEKLFVSKKTISNWETGRTTPDIESLIRLAHLFELSLDSLLLEGSNVVEDIKKREKLAELTQIYWLGPVITEILLLILLYLPSGNAENEWMLGIIVLAATTNLLSIIYFKSKIYHLKGTEEKLYKELKYMRITGIVFLVVILLFLFIIYTIYS, from the coding sequence ATGGAAATCAGTCAAGTGGTTAAAAGGGAACGGAACGAGCAGCAATTGACACAGGATCAATTGGCAGAAAAGCTATTTGTTTCGAAAAAAACAATCTCCAATTGGGAAACGGGGAGGACTACGCCAGACATAGAAAGCTTGATCCGTTTAGCTCATCTATTCGAGCTATCTTTAGATAGCTTGTTGTTAGAAGGATCAAATGTTGTAGAAGATATAAAGAAGCGTGAGAAGCTTGCGGAGTTGACACAAATTTACTGGTTGGGTCCAGTCATTACAGAGATACTGTTATTGATTTTACTCTATCTTCCATCGGGAAATGCAGAAAATGAGTGGATGCTAGGAATCATTGTTTTGGCCGCAACCACGAATTTGTTGTCGATCATTTATTTCAAATCAAAGATTTATCACTTAAAGGGAACAGAAGAGAAGCTGTACAAAGAACTAAAGTATATGCGGATAACAGGAATAGTCTTTCTTGTAGTTATTCTTTTATTTTTGTTTATTATCTACACTATCTATTCTTGA
- a CDS encoding PTS system mannose/fructose/N-acetylgalactosamine-transporter subunit IIB, producing the protein MGTVNLARVDERLIHGQVMMTLSQKSGVNSIFVVDEVVAKDKFMRDLYKSAGSRTGQKTIVITPEKAKFYWDEFNFKEYNCILIAKTVSVIYDLVKHGIQMKELNIGGIAQKDPEKDILVTKSVYLNKADAEKLKEMNEQYGVEDIYFQATPSAPKSTLKDVLGQFGL; encoded by the coding sequence ATGGGAACAGTTAACTTAGCACGTGTGGATGAACGTTTGATACATGGTCAGGTTATGATGACCTTATCACAAAAAAGTGGTGTCAATTCGATTTTTGTTGTAGATGAAGTGGTAGCAAAGGATAAATTCATGCGCGACTTGTACAAGAGTGCTGGAAGTAGAACAGGACAGAAAACAATTGTTATTACACCGGAAAAGGCAAAATTTTACTGGGATGAGTTCAACTTTAAAGAATATAATTGCATCTTGATTGCGAAAACAGTCAGTGTGATTTATGACTTAGTGAAGCATGGCATACAGATGAAAGAATTGAATATCGGTGGAATTGCACAGAAAGACCCGGAAAAAGATATTCTTGTAACAAAATCCGTTTACCTAAACAAAGCAGATGCTGAAAAATTGAAGGAAATGAACGAACAATATGGAGTAGAGGATATTTATTTCCAAGCAACACCATCTGCACCGAAGTCTACATTGAAAGATGTGTTAGGACAGTTCGGGTTATAA
- a CDS encoding LytR/AlgR family response regulator transcription factor, with amino-acid sequence MLTVFICEDDPIQRLLYKDIIERHIIMEELNMKLTVTTDNPLDILQYLDKNAFNTGIYFLDIDLNHSLSGLELAMEIRKRDSLGKIIFVTTHDEFAPLTYRYKIEALDFIEKTNIEDTAFRLKECLTFISERQSLNSDQKKQVIIKRGKQTQFINFSDILFFETTGKAHRLYVHTKTGKIEFYGKIKEMENHGDIFIRVHKSYVVNLENIKKIDNERYELEMVNGQRCAIAPKKIKLLKR; translated from the coding sequence ATGTTGACTGTTTTCATTTGCGAGGATGATCCCATACAGCGGCTACTATACAAAGATATAATAGAACGACATATCATAATGGAAGAGCTAAACATGAAGCTGACTGTTACCACAGATAATCCATTAGACATTTTACAATACTTAGATAAAAATGCATTTAATACAGGTATCTACTTTTTAGATATTGATTTAAACCATTCGTTGTCCGGATTAGAGCTAGCTATGGAAATTCGAAAAAGAGACTCTTTAGGTAAAATCATTTTTGTCACGACACATGATGAGTTTGCACCACTTACTTACCGTTATAAAATTGAAGCACTTGATTTTATTGAGAAAACTAACATTGAGGATACAGCATTTCGCCTCAAAGAATGCTTAACCTTTATTTCAGAAAGACAAAGCCTTAACAGTGATCAAAAGAAACAAGTAATCATTAAAAGAGGGAAACAGACTCAGTTCATTAATTTCTCGGACATTTTATTTTTTGAAACAACTGGAAAGGCACACAGACTTTATGTTCATACAAAGACTGGAAAGATAGAGTTTTATGGAAAAATAAAAGAAATGGAGAATCATGGGGATATTTTTATTCGGGTGCATAAATCTTATGTCGTCAATCTGGAAAATATCAAAAAAATTGATAACGAACGATACGAACTTGAAATGGTTAATGGTCAGAGATGTGCGATAGCTCCTAAGAAAATCAAATTATTGAAACGTTGA
- a CDS encoding iron-containing alcohol dehydrogenase family protein, whose amino-acid sequence MLNDLKVKVGPQFYQYHEGALDFVPQLLEEYQAKRVLIVHGTISWEKAKPMLSFLTDDRYQFTYHQYTGECSYYGTDLVMEAANKSGADFIIGVGGGKLTDLVGYAAHRLNVNFGVIPTLASNCAPWTPLSVMYKENGESEGQTEHFLRQAAFLITDPVLVIDSPIDYFIAGLADTLAKWYESDAILQQEHLKNEPFLQMAGFTSVLCKDAIMRDSTKAIQDMKEQKLSDEFVHLSEIIFAVAGMVGGLGDAYARNAAAHAMHDGMSKYIPASHQFLHGEKVAYGIFYQLAIEEKWSLIDQLLPFYQELKLPTSLHQMGIYPEDETVIDEIVAFIYSKKKVHLIPVPITEAGLKQAVYQLEEYMENKG is encoded by the coding sequence ATGCTGAATGATTTGAAGGTAAAAGTCGGACCGCAATTCTATCAGTATCATGAGGGGGCCTTGGATTTTGTACCACAATTGTTAGAGGAATACCAAGCAAAACGTGTACTGATCGTTCATGGGACAATCTCTTGGGAAAAAGCGAAACCGATGCTTTCCTTTTTGACTGATGATCGTTACCAGTTTACGTATCATCAGTATACAGGAGAATGCAGTTATTATGGTACAGATTTAGTGATGGAAGCCGCAAATAAATCTGGCGCTGATTTTATTATCGGTGTCGGCGGAGGAAAATTGACGGATCTGGTTGGTTATGCGGCGCATCGATTGAATGTGAATTTTGGAGTTATTCCTACGTTAGCCAGCAATTGTGCCCCTTGGACACCACTCTCTGTTATGTACAAAGAGAATGGGGAATCCGAAGGGCAAACGGAGCATTTTTTGAGACAGGCTGCCTTTCTTATTACTGATCCAGTTCTGGTCATTGACTCCCCTATCGACTATTTTATCGCCGGACTGGCGGATACCTTAGCTAAATGGTATGAATCGGATGCGATTCTCCAACAAGAGCATTTGAAGAACGAACCCTTTCTACAAATGGCTGGCTTCACATCTGTTCTTTGTAAAGACGCCATCATGAGAGATTCTACAAAAGCGATTCAGGATATGAAGGAACAGAAATTATCAGATGAATTTGTCCATCTATCCGAAATCATTTTCGCAGTTGCCGGAATGGTTGGTGGGTTAGGTGATGCGTACGCTAGGAACGCTGCTGCACATGCTATGCACGACGGTATGAGTAAATACATTCCAGCAAGTCATCAGTTTTTACATGGTGAAAAGGTTGCATATGGTATTTTTTACCAGTTGGCTATCGAAGAAAAATGGTCATTGATCGACCAACTGCTGCCATTTTATCAAGAATTGAAGCTGCCGACATCCCTACATCAGATGGGGATCTATCCAGAAGATGAGACTGTCATCGACGAAATCGTTGCATTTATTTATTCGAAAAAGAAAGTCCATCTCATTCCAGTCCCAATCACCGAAGCCGGGTTGAAACAAGCGGTTTATCAATTGGAAGAATATATGGAAAATAAAGGATAG